CTAATCCCATGTACTTTGTTCCCTAATCCTATGATTTACATGTATCATGAACTTGTGGCAAATTAAAATAGCCGACATGCAAATGTATTTGGCATCAATAATTTACTTTTGGGTGCTGCTACCAAGTTTATACAATATGATGAGAGGGATATTAGTATAGTAAAAACACTCCAAACATACACTAAAAGTCTATAATCAagcaaatacatatataattaagttcTTACAagcctttaaagaagtttaaaaCAATTAGTGACGGCTAATATTAACACAAACATAAGATTTTTGTAATAAACAGGTGAGAACATATGACAAGGCAATCTTGAAGATGTGcttgtttggatctcctatgaGTTTGTTGTAACACAAAGTACGAGACAGAAGTAAGGAAGACGTTGCATTTTGGAAACAAGCGAAAGATGCTACCGGCAATCAAAACACAGCTTATGTAAACCCATAATGTCTCACTTAATGAAGATGGTCAAATTAGGATCATAATTAGACGCTTGTTGTACTAAAAACACACGACAACAAACAAATAGAGAggagagaagacaaaaaaaCATTGCCAAATTTGCACATCTACTAgactgcatttttttaattgcaatTACAAATTCGTTATGCGTTGGATCGGGTCGATTTTTTCCAGCAAATTTTGATTCTTCGTTTTCACTAGTTGGATCATCTATTGGAGGTCTAGAAAGGGAGAAAAGTTGTTCACACttgtttttaggttttttttttcatctttgtttCTTATTTGCAAGCATTGTTGCTTTGGTTGATTGTATgctaattatatgtttttttgacACTTTCTTGTATCTTCTGTTAAtcataataaagttatttttttagtatagaCCACTTATGATTTTTATACTTGATTTTATAAGCTTTTCACcttaaaaatcattatatgATTTTGTCCGATTATCAAACAAATCTTTAATACACAGCTCGTAGAATGAGGATTTTCTCCTCTATACTTTCTCAATGAGGTATTTTTTGATgttatctttctttatttatttattttttaggtgtATTTGACACATTATCCCTCAATTACCGAGAACAATTCACTCAACCATCccaagctattttttttttctttatatgtatTTGATCCTTActccttttaattttctttcatttatctaaatttttgaattaaagtttgctacttatttcaaaataaatatatattacaatttaaattatttattgtaaaatgaaaatatatttatacatttagaataatttatttattataaattttaagtgtaatataatttatattttaaaaaaatgtatatttattatataacttaattatcatttacattttacataACTTTAGAAAAGAGTGGTTAAGGAGTGAATTTTGGTATGAAATATTTTCACTAGTATTTTCTACAAAAACTATAAAACAATCCTGACCTAGCAACTATTGCAAGCAGGGAACTTCAATTGTCTTGTTGGTTCCTTCATTCGTCACGGATTCACAGTTATCAATCAGCTCTCTATCTCATCCAACTCATTTCTTCACTCTGATTCTTGCCCCAAGCTGTAACTGTAACTGATCCGCGGACCGTAAACCACAAGGTAGGTTCGATGACTTCACTATTACTTTCATTCTTACTGTTCTACTATGGTGATTTCATCTTCGGGTGTTCTGAATACCTCTTTTACTagttttataacttttatttttttccctgtCTCGATCCATGCTTAGTTAATTGCTCATAAACTGTTCGATTAAATGCCAGTTTTTTAGTGTGTTGTTAAGCTTATTTGATTGCCATTCATCtgtttcaatttcaatgcaGAGAGAAATGGGATCTGCTGGAGCCCTTAGGAACATTGTTCGCTCTCTCTCAGTCGCATCATCAAGAGCTTTATTGCCTCGAATCTCCACCAATGCTTCGATGGCTCCAATTTGTTTTGCTCTGCCATCTCCCTGCAAACCTCCTCAACGGCTTCTTCCCCTTTGGAGTCACTTCCACAGCTTGACAGACACTCGCTTCCCCAAGAGACGCCCCTCTGAAAGACCTCGTCGAAAGAGGGCCAGCTTGAGACCCTCTGGTGCGTCCCCTTTTTgtgcttttgattttgaaagatatCATATTTTGAAATGCTTTATTTGGTTCAGGGCCTTATGCTTGGGTTCAATATACACCTGGCCAACCGATACTTCCAAACAAGCCTAATGAAGGGAGTGTCAAAAGGAGAAATGAGAAGAAACGCATGAGGCAACGCCGTGCCTTTATATTGGTGCGCTCTCCCTTTACTCTGTACACATTGAATTTTGGAGGGTTTATGAGTGTTGTGTGTGTTTTCCGTTTGCGTTTAAAGAAAATGACAACTGGGGTTAGAAATGAAACAGGAGAGGAAAATTCATTGTAATAGTTGGTTGTGTGAGGAATGGATGATGGTTGCAAAACATAtagttattttgaatttgtttcaTGTTACAAGACCTAGTGGCataaggctgttgttgttgttgttatgagAGTCATCTTATTTTATGGTGAAGAGGACCCTTTCATTGGCAACAAATTGATATGTAGTCTCAATATTCAATTATAAGTTGGATGGGATTTCTAAcaagtaaatttttaaatgtcTGTGTTAGAACTTTGTGAATGTTGTCCATGAGGGGAACATAATCTTTCTACTAGTATAATAAGGTGAATGAGTTTCAAACAATAGTGTTTATCTTTTGGTTCAGAGTAGTTTACAGTGAAAATTTGGATGTTGTATTATCATTCACTTGTTTAGCATCTGCACTTTGCTTTTTTAGATTGATAATATTACAACATGAACTAATTTTGGTTCTTTAGTTGCTTTCTCATGAAGTTAATTGGCATGAATTTTGTGCCTACCAAATAAACTAGCAATAATTTTGCCTAATGTTTGCTTTGCTGTTATTTTCACTAAATTTGCAGccaaaatgaaagcaaataATTATGAGCAACAGATAGGATCTAGTAATCTGTTGCAGAAGCTATAATGAGTGCATGCATTAACTCTTGCCCTTGAAAGCATCTGccttcttttttattcattgacagcatttttttttactatatccCTTTAGTTCTTTTGAGGACTTCATTTTGTCATTTATGTCTGTAATCTTCATGAACATTGGATATGAAAAGTGCTACTACATTTAGCTAGAGTAGATTTGGTGGCAAGTTTATTTGCTATTGAATGTCAAAAGTATTCCATAGACA
The Glycine max cultivar Williams 82 chromosome 16, Glycine_max_v4.0, whole genome shotgun sequence genome window above contains:
- the LOC100305569 gene encoding uncharacterized protein LOC100305569 encodes the protein MGSAGALRNIVRSLSVASSRALLPRISTNASMAPICFALPSPCKPPQRLLPLWSHFHSLTDTRFPKRRPSERPRRKRASLRPSGPYAWVQYTPGQPILPNKPNEGSVKRRNEKKRMRQRRAFILAERKKRKAQLQEANRKKNIQRVERKMAAVARERDWAERLAELQRLEEEKKKSMA